A window of Streptomyces sp. DG1A-41 contains these coding sequences:
- a CDS encoding DUF5708 family protein has product MSKARGNLVEGAFTFVIGLGLLLFTGDVEFPVFTLTKVGIVMMCVGGVLVAAGLWQEARSKT; this is encoded by the coding sequence ATGAGCAAGGCGCGCGGAAACCTGGTGGAAGGTGCCTTCACCTTCGTGATCGGCCTGGGGCTGTTGCTGTTCACCGGTGACGTGGAGTTCCCCGTCTTCACCCTCACGAAGGTCGGCATCGTGATGATGTGCGTCGGCGGCGTGCTGGTCGCCGCCGGGCTGTGGCAGGAGGCCCGCAGTAAGACCTAG
- a CDS encoding DUF2550 domain-containing protein gives MVLALTVCGIVVALVVVGLFVFGLRRRLIQRSGGTFDASLRWDAPEQGDTNGKGWAYGVARYNGDRVEWFRVFSYSPRPRRILERSAIEVVGRRVPEGEEELALLSDHVILACLHRGTRLELAMSEDALTGFLAWLEAAPPGQRVNVA, from the coding sequence ATGGTCCTCGCTCTGACTGTGTGCGGAATTGTCGTGGCTCTCGTGGTGGTGGGACTGTTCGTCTTCGGTCTGCGCCGCCGGCTCATCCAGCGCTCGGGCGGCACCTTCGACGCCAGCCTGCGCTGGGACGCCCCCGAGCAGGGCGACACCAACGGCAAGGGCTGGGCGTACGGGGTGGCCCGGTACAACGGCGACCGCGTCGAGTGGTTCCGTGTCTTCTCGTACTCGCCGCGCCCGCGCCGGATCCTGGAGCGTTCCGCGATCGAGGTGGTCGGCCGCCGGGTCCCGGAGGGCGAGGAGGAGCTGGCGCTGCTCTCCGACCATGTGATCCTCGCCTGTCTGCACCGGGGGACCCGGCTGGAGCTGGCCATGAGCGAGGACGCGCTGACCGGTTTCCTCGCGTGGCTGGAGGCGGCCCCGCCCGGTCAGCGCGTCAACGTTGCCTAG
- a CDS encoding F0F1 ATP synthase subunit epsilon, producing MAAELHVALVAADREVWSGQATLVVARTTSGDIGVMPGHQPLLGVLESGPVTIRTSDGGTVVAAVHGGFISFADDKLSLLAEVAELSDEIDVQRAEQELERAKAEDDAEAQRRADVRLRAATAAR from the coding sequence TTGGCTGCTGAGCTGCACGTCGCGCTGGTCGCGGCCGACCGTGAGGTCTGGTCCGGCCAGGCCACCCTGGTCGTCGCGCGCACCACGTCCGGCGACATCGGCGTCATGCCCGGTCACCAGCCGCTGCTCGGTGTGCTGGAGTCGGGCCCGGTGACCATCCGTACGAGTGATGGCGGGACGGTCGTCGCCGCGGTCCACGGCGGTTTCATCTCGTTCGCGGACGACAAGCTCTCGCTCCTGGCGGAGGTCGCGGAGCTGTCGGACGAGATCGATGTCCAGCGCGCGGAGCAGGAGCTCGAGCGTGCGAAGGCGGAGGACGACGCGGAGGCCCAGCGCCGCGCGGACGTCCGTCTGCGTGCGGCCACGGCGGCGCGCTGA
- a CDS encoding glycoside hydrolase family 18 chitinase, whose protein sequence is MRFRHRATAGFATLLLPLAALVGLASPAQAATSATASYTKTQDWGSGFEGTWTVKNTGTTTLSSWTVEWDFPSGTSVTSAWDADVTSSGTHWTAKNKSWNGTLTPGASVSFGFNGSGSGSPANCKLNGGSCDGGSVPGDAPPSAPGTPTASGITDTSVKLTWSAATDDKGVKNYDVLRDGTKVATVTTTSYTNTGLTAGTDYSYTVQARDTADQTGPVSGAVKVRTTGGSEEPPPTGDKIKLGYFTEWGVYGRNYHVKNLVTSGSASKITHINYAFGNVKNGQCTVDDTYAAYDKAYTADQSVSGTADTWDQPLRGNFNQLRQLKAKYPHIKVLYSFGGWTYSGGFGQAAQNAAAFAKSCKAVVEDPRWADVFDGIDIDWEYPNACGLTCDTSGPAAFTTLSKALRAEFGPGYLVTAAITADASDGGKIDAADYGGAARYLDWYNVMTYDYFGAFDKDGPTAPHSPLTSYPGIPQAGFNSAAAIAKLKAKGVPSAKLLLGIGFYGRGWTGVTQSAPGGTATGAAPGTYEAGIEDYKVLKNSCPATGTIAGTAYAHCGSNWWSYDTPSTIAGKMTWAKNQGLGGAFFWEFSGDTGNGELVTAIDKGLD, encoded by the coding sequence ATGCGCTTCAGACACAGAGCCACAGCAGGGTTCGCGACCCTGTTGCTCCCGCTGGCCGCTCTCGTCGGCCTCGCGAGCCCGGCCCAGGCCGCGACATCCGCCACCGCGAGCTACACCAAGACGCAGGACTGGGGCTCCGGCTTCGAAGGCACGTGGACGGTGAAGAACACCGGCACCACGACCCTCAGCTCCTGGACCGTCGAGTGGGACTTCCCCTCCGGCACCTCCGTCACATCCGCCTGGGACGCCGACGTCACCTCCTCCGGCACCCACTGGACCGCGAAGAACAAGTCCTGGAACGGTACCCTCACCCCCGGCGCCTCCGTCTCCTTCGGCTTCAACGGCAGCGGCTCCGGCTCCCCCGCGAACTGCAAGCTCAACGGCGGCAGCTGCGACGGCGGCAGCGTCCCCGGCGACGCCCCGCCCTCCGCACCCGGCACCCCCACCGCCTCCGGCATCACCGACACCTCGGTGAAGCTGACCTGGTCCGCAGCCACCGACGACAAGGGTGTCAAGAACTACGACGTCCTGCGCGACGGCACGAAGGTCGCCACGGTGACGACCACGTCGTACACGAACACCGGCCTGACCGCCGGCACCGACTACTCCTACACCGTCCAGGCCCGCGACACCGCCGACCAGACCGGCCCGGTCAGCGGCGCGGTGAAGGTCCGCACCACCGGCGGCTCCGAGGAGCCCCCGCCCACCGGCGACAAGATCAAGCTCGGCTACTTCACCGAGTGGGGCGTCTACGGCCGCAACTACCACGTCAAGAACCTGGTGACCTCGGGCTCGGCGTCGAAGATCACGCACATCAACTACGCCTTCGGCAACGTCAAGAACGGCCAGTGCACGGTCGACGACACCTACGCCGCCTACGACAAGGCCTACACCGCCGACCAGTCCGTGAGTGGCACCGCCGACACCTGGGACCAGCCGCTGCGCGGCAACTTCAACCAGCTCCGCCAGCTCAAGGCGAAGTACCCGCACATCAAGGTGCTGTACTCGTTCGGCGGCTGGACCTACTCCGGCGGCTTCGGCCAGGCAGCGCAGAACGCGGCCGCCTTCGCCAAGTCCTGCAAGGCCGTCGTGGAGGACCCGCGCTGGGCCGACGTCTTCGACGGCATCGACATCGACTGGGAGTACCCGAACGCCTGCGGCCTGACCTGCGACACTTCGGGCCCGGCCGCGTTCACCACCCTGTCCAAGGCCCTGCGAGCCGAATTCGGCCCGGGCTACCTGGTCACCGCCGCGATCACGGCCGACGCCTCCGACGGCGGCAAGATCGACGCGGCCGACTACGGCGGCGCCGCGCGGTACCTCGACTGGTACAACGTGATGACGTACGACTACTTCGGCGCCTTCGACAAGGACGGCCCGACCGCCCCGCACTCCCCGCTCACCTCGTATCCCGGGATCCCGCAGGCGGGCTTCAACTCGGCCGCCGCGATCGCCAAGCTGAAGGCGAAGGGCGTCCCGTCCGCCAAGCTCCTGCTCGGCATCGGCTTCTACGGCCGCGGCTGGACCGGCGTCACCCAGTCCGCCCCCGGCGGCACGGCGACCGGAGCGGCTCCCGGTACGTACGAGGCGGGCATCGAGGACTACAAGGTCCTCAAGAACTCCTGCCCGGCCACCGGCACGATCGCGGGCACCGCGTACGCGCACTGCGGCAGCAACTGGTGGTCGTACGACACTCCCTCGACGATCGCCGGAAAGATGACCTGGGCAAAGAACCAGGGCCTGGGCGGCGCCTTCTTCTGGGAGTTCAGCGGCGACACCGGCAACGGTGAACTGGTGACCGCCATCGACAAGGGGCTCGACTGA
- a CDS encoding F0F1 ATP synthase subunit gamma has product MGAQLRVYKRRIRSVTATKKITKAMEMIAASRVVKAQRKVAASTPYATELTRAVAAVATGSNTKHPLTTEPENSTRAAVLLLTSDRGLAGAFNSNAIKAAERLTAKLEGEGKEVVSYIVGRRGLAHYNFRERKVAESFTGFTDAPSYADAKKVAAPLIEAIETETAEGGVDELHIVYTEFVSMMTQTAIEARLLPLSLDEVAQEAKPKGEILPLFDFEPSAEDVLDALLPRYVESRIYNALLQSAASKHAATRRAMKSATDNAGELIETLTRLANQARQAEITQEISEIVGGASALADATAGSDR; this is encoded by the coding sequence ATGGGAGCCCAGCTCCGGGTCTACAAGCGTCGCATCCGATCCGTCACCGCGACCAAGAAGATCACGAAGGCGATGGAGATGATCGCCGCCTCGCGCGTCGTCAAGGCGCAGCGCAAGGTGGCGGCGTCCACGCCGTACGCGACCGAGCTCACCCGGGCGGTCGCGGCGGTCGCCACCGGATCGAACACCAAGCACCCGCTGACGACTGAGCCGGAGAACTCGACCCGCGCCGCGGTCCTGCTCCTCACGAGCGACCGCGGTCTGGCCGGCGCCTTCAACTCCAACGCCATCAAGGCCGCGGAGAGGCTCACGGCGAAGCTCGAAGGTGAGGGCAAGGAGGTCGTCAGCTACATCGTCGGCCGCCGTGGTCTCGCCCACTACAACTTCCGCGAGCGCAAGGTCGCGGAGTCGTTCACGGGCTTCACCGACGCCCCGTCGTACGCGGACGCCAAGAAGGTCGCGGCCCCGCTGATCGAGGCCATCGAGACGGAGACGGCCGAGGGCGGCGTGGACGAGCTCCACATCGTCTACACCGAATTCGTGTCGATGATGACGCAGACGGCCATCGAGGCCCGGCTGCTGCCGCTCAGCCTCGACGAGGTCGCGCAGGAGGCCAAGCCCAAGGGCGAGATCCTCCCGCTGTTCGACTTCGAGCCCTCGGCGGAGGACGTCCTGGACGCCCTGCTGCCGCGCTACGTGGAGAGCCGGATCTACAACGCGCTGCTCCAGTCGGCCGCCTCCAAGCACGCCGCCACGCGGCGTGCGATGAAGTCGGCCACCGACAACGCCGGAGAGCTCATCGAGACGCTCACCCGGCTTGCCAACCAGGCCCGCCAGGCCGAAATCACCCAGGAAATCAGCGAGATCGTCGGTGGCGCCAGTGCCCTGGCCGACGCGACCGCGGGGAGTGACCGATAA
- the atpA gene encoding F0F1 ATP synthase subunit alpha, producing MAELTIRPEEIRDALENFVQAYKPDAASREEVGTVTFAGDGIAKVEGLPSTMANELLKFEDGTLGLALNLEEREIGAIVLGEFSGIEEGQPVSRTGEVLSVAVGEGYLGRVVDPLGTPIDGLGEIETDSRRALELQAPGVMVRKSVHEPMETGYKAVDTMTPIGRGQRQLIIGDRQTGKTALAVDTIINQRDNWRSGDPNKQVRCIYVAIGQKGSTIAGVRGALEEAGALEYTTIVAAPASDPAGFKYLAPYTGSAIGQHWMYQGKHVLIIFDDLSKQADAYRAVSLLLRRPPGREAYPGDVFYLHSRLLERCAKLSDEMGAGSMTGLPIVETKANDVSAFIPTNVISITDGQCFLESDLFNAGQRPALNVGISVSRVGGSAQHKAIRQVSGRLRVDLAQFRELEAFAAFGSDLDAASKAQLERGQRMVELLKQPQYQPMATEDQVVSIWAGTTGKMDEVPVADIRRFEKELLEYLHRKEQGLLTSIREGGKMSDDTLQAMADAIAEFKKQFETSDGKLLGEDAPAAGK from the coding sequence ATGGCGGAGCTCACGATCCGGCCGGAGGAGATCCGGGACGCGCTGGAGAACTTCGTCCAGGCGTACAAGCCGGACGCGGCCTCGCGCGAGGAGGTCGGTACGGTCACCTTTGCCGGCGACGGCATCGCGAAGGTCGAGGGCCTGCCCTCGACCATGGCCAACGAGCTGCTGAAGTTCGAGGACGGCACCCTCGGCCTCGCCCTCAACCTCGAGGAGCGCGAGATCGGTGCCATCGTCCTCGGTGAGTTCAGCGGCATCGAGGAGGGGCAGCCGGTCAGCCGTACCGGCGAGGTCCTGTCCGTCGCGGTCGGCGAGGGTTACCTCGGCCGCGTGGTGGACCCCCTCGGCACCCCGATCGACGGCCTCGGCGAGATCGAGACGGACAGCCGTCGCGCCCTGGAGCTTCAGGCTCCGGGCGTCATGGTCCGCAAGTCGGTGCACGAGCCGATGGAGACGGGCTACAAGGCCGTCGACACCATGACCCCGATCGGCCGTGGCCAGCGTCAGCTGATCATCGGTGACCGCCAGACCGGCAAGACCGCCCTGGCCGTCGACACGATCATCAACCAGCGCGACAACTGGCGCTCGGGCGACCCGAACAAGCAGGTCCGCTGCATCTACGTCGCCATCGGCCAGAAGGGCTCCACCATCGCCGGCGTGCGCGGCGCTCTGGAGGAGGCCGGCGCGCTGGAGTACACGACCATCGTCGCCGCCCCGGCGTCCGACCCGGCCGGCTTCAAGTACCTGGCGCCGTACACCGGTTCGGCCATCGGCCAGCACTGGATGTACCAGGGCAAGCACGTCCTGATCATCTTCGACGACCTGTCGAAGCAGGCCGACGCCTACCGCGCCGTGTCGCTGCTGCTGCGCCGCCCGCCGGGCCGTGAGGCCTACCCGGGTGACGTCTTCTACCTGCACTCCCGCCTGCTGGAGCGCTGCGCCAAGCTCTCCGACGAGATGGGGGCCGGCTCGATGACCGGTCTGCCGATCGTCGAGACGAAGGCCAACGACGTCTCGGCGTTCATCCCGACCAACGTCATCTCCATCACCGACGGCCAGTGCTTCCTGGAGTCGGACCTGTTCAACGCCGGTCAGCGTCCCGCGCTGAACGTCGGTATCTCGGTCTCCCGAGTCGGTGGCTCCGCCCAGCACAAGGCGATCCGCCAGGTCTCCGGCCGTCTGCGTGTGGACCTCGCCCAGTTCCGTGAGCTGGAGGCGTTCGCCGCCTTCGGTTCCGACCTGGACGCCGCGTCCAAGGCGCAGCTGGAGCGTGGTCAGCGCATGGTCGAGCTGCTGAAGCAGCCGCAGTACCAGCCGATGGCCACCGAGGACCAGGTCGTCTCCATCTGGGCCGGCACCACCGGCAAGATGGACGAGGTTCCGGTCGCCGACATCCGCCGCTTCGAGAAGGAGCTGCTGGAGTACCTGCACCGCAAGGAGCAGGGCCTGCTGACCTCCATCCGCGAGGGCGGGAAGATGTCGGACGACACCCTCCAGGCCATGGCCGACGCCATCGCGGAGTTCAAGAAGCAGTTCGAGACCTCCGACGGCAAGCTGCTCGGCGAGGACGCCCCGGCTGCCGGCAAGTGA
- a CDS encoding response regulator transcription factor produces the protein MIRVLVAEDQSAVRAGLVLILRSAPDIEVVGEAADGEQAVALARELRPDLVLMDIQMPRLDGVSATRQVVAERLADVLVLTTFDLDEYVFGALRAGASGFLLKHTEAKELLEAVRTVARGEGLIAPAVTRRLIEEFAAKPAREPTADPAVLDRLTRREREVLSCLGEGLSNAGIAERLDMAEATVKTHVSRLLGKLELRSRVQAAVLAQELGI, from the coding sequence ATGATCCGCGTCCTGGTCGCCGAGGACCAGTCCGCCGTCCGCGCAGGGCTGGTCCTCATCCTGCGCAGCGCGCCCGACATCGAGGTGGTCGGCGAGGCGGCGGACGGCGAGCAGGCGGTGGCACTGGCCCGCGAGCTGCGGCCGGACCTGGTGCTGATGGACATTCAGATGCCGCGGCTGGACGGAGTGTCGGCGACCCGGCAGGTCGTGGCGGAACGGCTCGCCGATGTGCTGGTGCTGACCACCTTCGATCTCGACGAGTACGTCTTCGGAGCGCTGCGGGCGGGCGCTTCCGGCTTCCTGCTGAAGCACACCGAGGCGAAGGAGCTGCTGGAGGCCGTACGGACGGTCGCGCGCGGGGAGGGGCTCATCGCCCCGGCGGTCACCCGGCGGCTGATCGAGGAGTTCGCGGCGAAGCCGGCACGGGAGCCGACGGCCGACCCGGCCGTCCTCGACCGGCTGACCCGGCGTGAGCGCGAGGTGCTGTCCTGCCTCGGCGAGGGCCTGTCCAACGCGGGCATCGCCGAACGTCTCGACATGGCCGAGGCGACGGTGAAGACGCATGTCAGCCGCCTGCTGGGGAAGCTGGAGCTGCGCAGCCGGGTGCAAGCGGCCGTCCTGGCGCAGGAGTTGGGGATCTGA
- a CDS encoding cob(I)yrinic acid a,c-diamide adenosyltransferase encodes MVNLTRIYTRTGDQGTTALGDMSRVAKTDLRIAAYADANEANAVIGTAIALGGLDEEIVKVLTRVQNDLFDVGADLSTPVVENPEFPPLRVEQFYIDKLEADCDRFNEYLEKLRSFILPGGTPGAALLHQACTVVRRAERSTWAALEVHGEVMNPLTATYLNRLSDLLFILARTANKEVGDVLWVPGGER; translated from the coding sequence ATGGTCAATCTGACGCGCATCTACACCAGGACCGGCGACCAGGGCACGACCGCCCTCGGCGACATGAGCCGGGTCGCCAAGACCGACCTGCGGATCGCCGCGTACGCCGATGCCAACGAGGCGAACGCGGTGATCGGCACGGCGATCGCGCTGGGCGGCCTGGACGAGGAGATCGTCAAGGTTCTCACCCGCGTACAGAACGACCTGTTCGACGTGGGTGCGGATCTGTCGACTCCGGTGGTGGAGAACCCGGAGTTCCCGCCCCTGCGGGTCGAGCAGTTCTACATCGACAAGCTGGAGGCGGACTGCGACCGATTCAACGAGTATCTGGAGAAGCTCCGCTCCTTCATCCTCCCCGGCGGCACCCCGGGCGCGGCCCTGCTCCACCAGGCCTGCACGGTCGTACGCCGGGCGGAGCGCTCGACCTGGGCGGCGCTGGAGGTGCACGGCGAGGTGATGAACCCCCTGACGGCGACCTACCTCAACCGCCTCTCCGACCTCCTGTTCATCCTCGCGAGGACGGCGAACAAGGAGGTCGGAGACGTGCTGTGGGTGCCGGGCGGGGAGCGCTAG
- a CDS encoding histidine kinase translates to MAVRLTRPRRFDVRVALGGLLGGLLLWGVGLATRPHTEAYVLLPGRWPVLLPLLVMSGCELLRRTAPRAALLIGTATLALDTVTQGNLVTVLMYTDLMYAAVLYGPPASAHRIPRITGLLSVAGTVVPFAVWREPEALLLGVVVGLVAFAPAATGLIVRNHRDAAEAARLRAEQTALLAEMDRTQAVTAERARMARELHDMVANHLSAIAIHSTAALSLDDPKTSQDALAVIRENSVEGLAEMRRLIGILRDSSGDVEPVAAPTLDGLGALVEGARANGLDVTLDTAHGTAPAPVALAAYRIVQESLTNALKHAGPGQVTVSLAQRDGVLTVAVTSPYGDRDGPGAPGSGAGLVGMRERAALLDGTFEAGPEDSPDGNIWAVRATLPVHETVEGDTA, encoded by the coding sequence ATGGCCGTACGACTGACCCGCCCACGCCGTTTCGACGTCCGGGTCGCGCTCGGCGGCCTGCTCGGCGGGCTGCTGCTCTGGGGCGTCGGTCTGGCCACCCGTCCGCACACCGAGGCGTACGTGCTGCTGCCCGGCCGCTGGCCGGTCCTGCTGCCGCTGCTCGTCATGTCCGGCTGCGAGCTGCTGCGCCGGACCGCCCCGCGCGCCGCCCTGCTGATCGGCACGGCGACGCTCGCCCTGGACACCGTCACGCAGGGCAACCTGGTCACGGTCCTGATGTACACCGATCTCATGTACGCGGCCGTCCTGTACGGCCCGCCCGCCTCGGCCCACCGCATCCCCAGGATCACCGGGCTGCTGTCGGTGGCCGGGACCGTGGTGCCGTTCGCGGTGTGGCGCGAGCCCGAGGCACTGCTGCTCGGCGTGGTCGTCGGCTTGGTGGCCTTCGCGCCCGCCGCCACCGGCCTGATCGTCCGCAACCACCGCGACGCCGCCGAGGCGGCCCGGCTGCGCGCCGAGCAGACCGCGCTGCTCGCCGAGATGGACCGTACCCAGGCCGTCACCGCCGAACGCGCCCGGATGGCCCGCGAACTGCATGACATGGTCGCCAACCACCTGTCGGCGATCGCCATCCACTCCACGGCCGCGCTCTCCCTGGACGACCCGAAGACCTCCCAGGACGCCCTGGCCGTGATCCGCGAGAACAGCGTCGAGGGGCTCGCGGAGATGCGCCGGCTGATCGGGATCCTCCGTGACTCCAGCGGTGACGTCGAGCCTGTCGCCGCTCCCACCCTCGACGGACTCGGCGCCCTGGTCGAGGGCGCCCGCGCCAACGGCCTCGACGTCACGCTGGACACCGCTCACGGCACGGCCCCCGCGCCCGTCGCGCTCGCCGCCTATCGCATCGTCCAGGAATCCCTCACCAACGCCCTCAAGCACGCCGGGCCCGGACAGGTCACCGTGTCCCTGGCCCAGCGGGACGGCGTGCTGACCGTCGCGGTGACCAGCCCGTACGGTGACCGGGACGGACCCGGCGCCCCCGGCTCGGGTGCCGGGCTGGTCGGCATGCGGGAACGCGCCGCGCTGCTGGACGGCACCTTCGAGGCCGGTCCCGAGGACTCGCCCGACGGCAACATCTGGGCCGTACGCGCCACCCTGCCCGTGCACGAGACCGTCGAAGGAGACACCGCATGA
- the atpD gene encoding F0F1 ATP synthase subunit beta yields the protein MTTTVETATATGRVARVIGPVVDVEFPVDAMPEIYNALHVEVADPALAGEKKTLTLEVAQHLGDGLVRAISMQPTDGLVRQAPVIDTGAGISVPVGDFTKGKVFNTLGEVLNSDETFEGERWPIHRKAPAFDQLESKTEMFETGLKVVDLLTPYVKGGKIGLFGGAGVGKTVLIQEMIMRVANLHEGVSVFAGVGERTREGNDLIAEMEESGVLDKTALVFGQMDEPPGTRLRVALAGLTMAEYFRDVQKQDVLFFIDNIFRFTQAGSEVSTLLGRMPSAVGYQPNLADEMGVLQERITSTRGHSITSMQAIYVPADDLTDPAPATTFAHLDATTVLSRPISEKGIYPAVDPLDSTSRILDPRYISADHYNAAMRVKNILQKYKDLQDIIAILGIDELGEEDKLVVHRARRVERFLSQNTHAAKQFTGVDGSDVPLDESIAAFNAICDGEYDHFPEQAFFMCGGLEDLKKNAKELGVS from the coding sequence ATGACCACCACTGTTGAGACCGCGACGGCTACGGGCCGCGTCGCCCGGGTCATCGGCCCGGTCGTCGACGTGGAGTTCCCCGTCGACGCGATGCCCGAGATCTACAACGCCCTGCACGTCGAGGTCGCCGACCCGGCGCTCGCGGGCGAGAAGAAGACGCTGACCCTGGAGGTCGCCCAGCACCTGGGTGACGGCCTGGTCCGCGCGATCTCCATGCAGCCCACCGACGGCCTGGTCCGCCAGGCCCCGGTGATCGACACCGGCGCGGGCATCTCCGTCCCGGTCGGCGACTTCACCAAGGGCAAGGTGTTCAACACCCTCGGTGAGGTGCTGAACAGCGACGAGACCTTCGAGGGCGAGCGCTGGCCCATCCACCGCAAGGCCCCCGCGTTCGACCAGCTCGAGTCGAAGACCGAGATGTTCGAGACGGGCCTGAAGGTCGTCGACCTTCTCACCCCGTACGTCAAGGGCGGCAAGATCGGTCTGTTCGGTGGTGCCGGTGTCGGCAAGACCGTGCTGATCCAGGAAATGATCATGCGTGTCGCCAACCTCCACGAGGGCGTCTCCGTCTTCGCGGGCGTCGGCGAGCGCACCCGTGAGGGCAACGACCTCATCGCGGAGATGGAAGAGTCCGGCGTTCTGGACAAGACCGCCCTGGTCTTCGGTCAGATGGACGAGCCCCCGGGCACCCGTCTGCGCGTGGCCCTGGCCGGCCTGACGATGGCGGAGTACTTCCGTGACGTCCAGAAGCAGGACGTGCTGTTCTTCATCGACAACATCTTCCGCTTCACCCAGGCCGGTTCCGAGGTGTCGACCCTGCTCGGCCGTATGCCCTCCGCGGTGGGCTACCAGCCGAACCTGGCCGACGAGATGGGTGTCCTCCAGGAGCGCATCACCTCGACCCGTGGTCACTCGATCACCTCGATGCAGGCGATCTACGTCCCCGCGGACGACCTGACCGACCCGGCCCCGGCCACCACCTTCGCCCACCTCGACGCGACGACGGTTCTGTCCCGTCCGATCTCCGAGAAGGGCATCTACCCGGCCGTGGACCCGCTGGACTCCACGTCCCGGATCCTCGACCCGCGGTACATCTCGGCGGACCACTACAACGCCGCGATGCGCGTGAAGAACATCCTGCAGAAGTACAAGGACCTTCAGGACATCATCGCGATCCTCGGTATCGACGAGCTCGGCGAGGAGGACAAGCTCGTCGTCCACCGTGCCCGTCGCGTGGAGCGCTTCCTGTCCCAGAACACCCACGCCGCCAAGCAGTTCACCGGCGTGGACGGTTCGGACGTGCCGCTGGACGAGTCGATCGCCGCGTTCAACGCGATCTGCGACGGCGAGTACGACCACTTCCCGGAGCAGGCGTTCTTCATGTGCGGTGGTCTCGAGGACCTGAAGAAGAACGCGAAGGAGCTGGGCGTCTCCTGA
- a CDS encoding F0F1 ATP synthase subunit delta: MNGASREALAAARERLDALTDSTSVDAGSLADELAAVTALLDREVSLRRVLTDPAQAGEAKAELAQRLLGTQVSGPAADLVAGMVRSRWSQSRDLVDALETLADTADLTAAQKAGKLDDVEDELFRFGRIVSGSTELRAALTDRKATASAKSRLLRGLLGGRAQAATERLVTRLVTAPRGRSLESGLESLSKLAAERRDRMVATVTSAVPLSDAQKQRLGAALAKLYGRKMHLNLDVDPEVLGGIRVQVGDEVINGSLADRIEDASRRLTS; encoded by the coding sequence ATGAACGGAGCGAGCCGCGAGGCCCTGGCAGCCGCACGTGAGCGTCTCGACGCGCTGACGGACTCCACGTCCGTGGACGCCGGCTCGCTCGCCGACGAGCTGGCCGCCGTCACCGCGCTGCTCGACCGCGAGGTGTCGCTGCGTCGGGTCCTCACCGACCCGGCGCAGGCCGGTGAGGCCAAGGCCGAACTGGCCCAGCGCCTGCTCGGAACCCAGGTCAGCGGCCCGGCCGCCGACCTGGTCGCCGGAATGGTGCGCTCCCGCTGGTCGCAGTCGCGCGACCTGGTGGACGCGCTGGAGACGCTGGCCGACACCGCCGACCTCACCGCGGCGCAGAAGGCGGGCAAGCTCGACGACGTCGAGGACGAGCTGTTCCGCTTCGGGCGGATCGTCTCCGGCAGCACCGAGCTGCGCGCCGCGCTGACCGACCGCAAGGCCACCGCCTCGGCCAAGAGCCGGCTGCTGCGCGGCCTGCTCGGCGGCCGGGCACAGGCGGCCACCGAGCGTCTGGTGACGCGCCTTGTGACCGCGCCGCGGGGACGTAGCCTGGAGTCGGGACTGGAGTCCCTGTCCAAGCTCGCCGCCGAGCGCCGGGACCGCATGGTCGCCACCGTCACCTCGGCGGTACCGCTGAGCGACGCGCAGAAGCAGCGCCTGGGCGCCGCCCTCGCGAAGCTCTACGGCCGCAAGATGCACCTCAACCTGGACGTGGACCCCGAGGTCCTCGGCGGGATCCGGGTGCAGGTCGGCGACGAGGTCATCAACGGCTCCCTCGCGGACCGCATCGAGGACGCCAGCCGCCGGCTCACGAGCTGA